The proteins below are encoded in one region of Penicillium psychrofluorescens genome assembly, chromosome: 4:
- a CDS encoding uncharacterized protein (ID:PFLUO_006311-T1.cds;~source:funannotate), which yields MAPSHPSTPASGSTGFFQQPPRLTNAFDEDEAFKRIFTFYLPLSLQQTLKPDISSFGTRVLDRRVLAHLADAERNPPYLRTWDSFGHRVDELVTSEGWRALSAMGISEGMVAIAHENQYGPHSRVYQFLKYHLWSGSSAIVTCPSAMTDGAARLLSIQLAKTSTDQRAQAQPQALDSTERQVFETAFRHLISRDPKTAWTSGQWMTERPGGSDVRNTETQATYTPDFTASDSRLDADSIGQPLGPWSVSGFKWFSSATDSQMAVMLAKLPDGTLSAFFAPMRRQNRQTSEPELNGVQIQRLKSKLGTRALPTAELVLSRMRAYMIGAPGTGVKEISTILNITRIHNIVSAVGLWGRGLAISRGYARVRSSGGRLLLDTPAHVRTLAQQHVEYRAMMHLSFLVVLLLGVSENGGGTAQLDSAVLGISSPKIAAHLLRLVTPLAKAATARAAIAGLAECMESMGGVGYLENEDAELNIARLYRDANVLSIWEGTTNVMADDVVRVLKARDGVQVLESLDQWIRDITSVGSALSVSTPASKTLRAASASLKAHILAQSADNLRLNSRALLSRLGWLVCGTLLVADAARDGELVAWEVVARWMQRKETALYGFEFLEDGQSLAHLAGGDGVSARSVDMDRRIVFGESGQRTQRARM from the exons ATGGCCCCCTCGCATCCATCCACGCCAGCTAGCGGGTCTACCggcttcttccagcagccaccgcgcCTAACAAACGCCTttgacgaagacgaggccTTCAAGCGGATCTTCACCT TCTACCTCCCTCTATCCCTACAACAGACCCTCAAGCCCGACATCTCCAGCTTCGGGACCCGCGTGCTAGATCGTCGCGTGCTTGCCCATCTAGCAGACGCAGAGCGCAACCCACCCTACCTACGCACATGGGACAGTTTCGGGCATCGcgtcgacgagctcgtcACCTCCGAGGGATGGCGCGCGCTCTCGGCTATGGGTATCTCCGAGGGGATGGTTGCCATCGCCCACGAGAACCAGTATGGTCCGCATAGCCGGGTTTATCAGTTCCTGAAGTACCATCTCTGGAGCGGCAGTAGCGCCATCGTAACCTGTCCGTCGGCGATGACGGATGGAGCGGCGAGGTTACTTTCCATACAGCTTGCGAAGACATCTACAGATCAGCGAGCGCAAGCACAACCCCAAGCTCTGGATTCTACAGAGAGACAGGTCTTCGAGACCGCATTCCGCCATCTCATATCCCGAGACCCGAAAACGGCATGGACGAGCGGGCAATGGATGACAGAACGCCCTGGTGGTAGCGATGTCCGTAACACGGAGACGCAGGCTACCTATACACCTGACTTTACCGCATCCGACAGCCGCCTCGACGCAGACAGCATTGGCCAACCACTCGGACCGTGGTCCGTCTCCGGCTTCAAATGGTTCAGCTCAGCAACAGACTCACAGATGGCAGTGATGCTGGCAAAACTCCCCGACGGCACACTATCAGCCTTCTTTGCGCCCATGCGCCGCCAAAACCGACAAACCAGCGAGCCCGAGCTCAACGGTGTCCAGATCCAGCGGCTCAAATCTAAACTCGGAACCCGCGCCCTCCCAACCGCTGAACTGGTCCTGTCGCGCATGCGCGCGTACATGATTGGGGCTCCGGGCACGGGGGTCAAGGAAATTAGCACCATCCTCAATATCACGCGAATCCATAATATAGTCTCGGCGGTGGGACTCTGGGGCCGCGGGCTAGCTATTTCGCGCGGATATGCGCGTGTGCGTTCCTCCGGGGGAAGACTACTCCTCGACACGCCGGCACATGTGCGCAcgctggcgcagcagcatGTCGAGTATAGGGCTATGATGCATCTTTCGTTCCTGGTCGTTCTACTACTCGGTGTTTCAGAGAATGGGGGTGGAACGGCGCAGCTCGACTCGGCCGTGCTGGGGATTTCATCCCCCAAAATAGCAGCCCATCTGCTCAGGCTAGTCACCCCGCTCGCGAAGGCTGCTACTGCGCGCGCGGCGATTGCCGGCCTGGCGGAGTGCATGGAGTCTATGGGTGGAGTTGGATACTTGGAGAATGAGGATGCGGAGCTGAATATCGCGCGGCTGTATCGCGACGCTAACGTGCTGAGTATTTGGGAGGGTACGACAAATGTCATGGCTGACGATGTGGTGCGAGTGCTTAAAGCTCGAGATGGGGTGCAGGTGCTCGAGAGTCTGGACCAGTGGATCCGGGACATCACCTCTGTTGGTTCGGCTTTGTCCGTGTCCACGCCCGCGTCGAAGACACTTCGTGCTGCGTCCGCCAGTCTGAAAGCACATATCCTCGCCCAGTCGGCGGATAATCTCCGGCTGAATAGCCGCGCCTTGCTTTCCAGGCTGGGCTGGCTTGTCTGTGGTACATTACTTGTGGCGGATGCTGCGAGGGATGGCGAGCTGGTTGCttgggaggtggtggcgCGGTGGATGCAGAGAAAGGAGACGGCATTGTATGGGTTTGAGTTTTTGGAGGATGGGCAGTCTCTTGCGCAtcttgctggtggtgatggagtGTCTGCTCGGAGTGTGGATATGGATCGCCGGATTGTCTTTGGGGAGTCGGGTCAGCGGACGCAGCGGGCAAGGATGTGA
- a CDS encoding uncharacterized protein (ID:PFLUO_006312-T1.cds;~source:funannotate), with amino-acid sequence MSSSPNRGSKSATNSNNNNSRPTSKDGSKKNIWSSLLDGVANGKRLPEKNLLILGGTPDSQREFLDTLSADTSADPSLVNDKRRGKTPPIANHFALGYTYRDVLDADREDTLARVSAYLLSEPSLSFAPLLKPLLTPQSVPETLVVILMDWSDPWTWIRRLREWVRLLRSVLVSVDDETKIAMEETMTEWRDRKRGMDASAAAAASSGGPVTIPLGPGEWDEGLGIPMCVVCQGADKIEKLEKDHGWHEEEFDFILQFLRTILLKHGASLIYTTPFLANSLQSLIHSSLGIHSLLKRQSLKHNVIDRDKILVPANWDSWGKIRIIREGFDMEGVSTAWSIEIQDAPEPLDFEQPVENNTPEEDGGSAVTVFEQTIQDPRRDRTVAHASSNANGDSVEIETSDMQNFLSKQLEKLEQLKVEDEKDRANQQTPQLEMSPMDDQGRVNEHIGPVQFNMGGIQVDADDMLKKLKDREANRAQRKEGPPTSPGDEKAHNQALANFFAGLVKKPGSSPRGSPST; translated from the exons ATGTCGTCCAGCCCGAATCGCGGTTCGAAATCGGCGaccaacagcaacaacaacaacagtcGGCCAACCAGCAAAGATGGCTCCAAAAAGAACATCTGGTCttcgctgctggatggcgtAGCCAACGGAAAGCGCTTGCCGGAGAAGAACCTTTTGATTCTCG GTGGGACACCGGACAGCCAGAGAGAGTTCCTAGACACTCTTTCAGCAGACACATCGGCCGACCCCAGCTTGGTGAACGACAAGCGCAGAGGCAAGACGCCGCCGATTGCCAACCATTTTGCGCTGGGATACACATATCGAGATGTCCTCGACGCCGACCGAGAAG ATACTCTGGCGCGTGTCTCGGCGTACCTCCTATCTGAACCTTCTCTGTCCTTCGCACCTCTCCTCAAGCCGCTCTTGACTCCCCAATCCGTGCCGGAAACGCTGGTGGTAATTCTTATGGACTGGTCAGATCCGTGGACATGGATCCGACGACTACGAGAATGGGTCCGTCTGCTTCGTTCGGTGCTGGTCTCTGTGGACGACGAGACCAAAATTGCCATGGAAGAGACGATGACGGAGTGGCGTGATCGTAAGAGAGGTATGGACGCCagcgctgctgcggcagcgagCTCGGGAGGTCCTGTCACGATACCCTTGGGACCGGGCGAATGGGATGAAGGACTTGGAATCCCCATGTGTGTTGTCTGTCAAGGA gccgacaagatcgagAAATTGGAGAAAGACCACGGGTGGCACGAAGAAGAGTTTGACTTCAttctccagttcctgcgAACAATCTTATTGAAGC ACGGCGCATCCCTCATTTATACAACCCCTTTCCTTGCAAACTCACTCCAGAGTCTGATCCATTCGTCGCTGGGTATACATTCTCTTTTGAAACGACAGTCATTAAAACATAATGTCATCGACCGCGACAAGATTCTCGTCCCAGCCAACTGGGATTCATGGGGCAAGATCCGGATTATTCGGGAAGGATTCGACATGGAAGGCGTGTCGACGGCATGGTCGATTGAAATCCAAGATGCTCCTGAGCCACTCGATTTCGAGCAGCCTGTCGAGAACAACACACCTGAGGAGGACGGCGGCAGTGCCGTGACGGTCTTCGAGCAGACGATCCAGGATCCACGCCGGGACAGGACGGTCGCTCACGCCAGCAGCAACGCCAATGGCGACTCCGTAGAAATCGAGACGTCCGACATGCAGAATTTCCTCTCTAAGCAACTCGAGAagcttgagcagctcaaggtTGAGGATGAAAAGGACCGCGCGAATCAGCAAACTCCGCAGCTGGAAATGTCGCCGATGGATGACCAGGGCCGGGTCAACGAGCACATCGGGCCCGTGCAGTTCAACATGGGAGGCATCCAGGTGGATGCGGATGATATGCTGAAGAAGCTAAAG GACCGCGAAGCTAATCGAGCCCAACGGAAAGAAGGGCCCCCGACCAGTCCAGGTGACGAGAAAGCACACAACCAGGCACTGGCCAACTTCTTCGCCGGGTTGGTCAAAAAACCTGGCAGCAGTCCCCGCGGCAGTCCGTCCACgtga
- a CDS encoding uncharacterized protein (ID:PFLUO_006313-T1.cds;~source:funannotate): MNSIRQTQALNKRELENAVPPEASWHADYRDTAYIYIGGLPFDLSEGDIVTIFSQYGEPVHINLVRDKETGKSKGFAFLKYEDQRSTDLAVDNLGGATVLGRMLRVDHARYKRKDEEEEEDNVAKLMGDATASEDRDGDQHGGQRKGRTSDTKAIRPMLKEERELEALIRDHDEEDPMKEFLIEEKKEEIARAIEVWKSSEKKSSRRRDDSRERSSRHHRRHRSHSRERRHREDRSPAKERRSRHREQDREEKHRDRTPVRSRSPESRRHRDRHDRRR; the protein is encoded by the exons atgaacTCCATACGCCAGACTCAGGCGCTGAACAagcgcgagctggagaatgccGT ACCTCCCGAAGCATCATGGCACGCCGACTACCGGGATACAGCTTACATCTACATCGGCGGGCTCCCATTCGACCTGTCCGAGGGCGACATCGTGACCATCTTCTCTCAATACGGCGAACCAGTGCACATCAACCTGGTCCGCGACAAGGAGACGGGCAAAAGCAAGGGCTTCGCATTTCTCAAATATGAGGACCAGCGCAGCACCGATCTAGCCGTGGACAACCTGGGCGGCGCGACAGTCCTGGGTCGAATGCTCCGGGTAGACCACGCGCGGTATAAGCGCAaagatgaggaggaagaggaggacaaTGTTGCCAAGCTGATGGGCGATGCGACGGCCAGTGAGGACAGAGACGGCGACCAGCATGGCGGCCAGAGGAAGGGACGGACGAGCGACACAAAAGCGATACGGCCCATGctcaaggaggagagggagcTCGAGGCGTTGATTCGTGACcatgacgaggaagatcccATGAAGGAATTCCTTatcgaggagaagaaggaggagattgcgcgCGCAATTGAGGTGTGGAAAAGCAGTGAGAAGAAGTCCTCCCGCCGCCGAGACGACAGCAGAGAGCGATCTAgccgtcatcatcgtcggcatCGGTCACATTCTCGGGAGCGCAGACATCGAGAGGACCGCTCTCCGGCTAAAGAGAGGCGATCGCGGCACCGCGAGCAGGACCGGGAAGAGAAACACAGAGATCGGACGCCGGTGAGATCGCGCTCGCCCGAGTCTCGCAGGCATCGGGACCGACATGACCGCCGTCGCTGA
- a CDS encoding uncharacterized protein (ID:PFLUO_006314-T1.cds;~source:funannotate) yields MDTRQVIDESVGPYSLSATFNHDSSCFSVGLDTGFCVFNSNPCELKVSRDFNAGIGVAEMLGQSNYLAIVGGGRNPKFPQNKLVIWDDAKQKTAITLEFRTSVLGVRLSKSRIVVALLNSVHVFAFSNPPQKLSVFETTDNPLGLACLGRKLLAFPGRSAGQVQMIELETGNISIIPAHSSPLRAMALSPDGEALATASEVGTLIRIFATANCTKLAELRRGVDHAVIFSLAFSPSNTLLAVTSDKSTLHIFDLPHLHHTPRRSQSPASPSEETSHKWGILGRIPLLPRMFSDVYSFAHAHFEIGDEAATPGSPYVPPLGSSLGRPPKGVIGWLDDQTLLVIGSGREGRWEKFALREGEEGKRDCVREGWKRYLGGG; encoded by the exons ATGGACACCCGCCAGGTCATCGATGAGTCAGTCGGGCCCTActccctctccgccacctTCAACCATGACAGCAGCTGCTTCTCTGTCGGCCTGGACACCGGGTTCTGCG TGTTCAACTCAAACCCATGCGAGCTCAAGGTCTCCAGAG ACTTCAATGCAGGCATCGGCGTTGCTGAAATGCTCGGCCAGTCCAACTACCTGGCTATCGTGGGCGGAGGACGGAATCCCAAGTTCCCCCAGAACAAG CTGGTGATCTGGGACGATGCAAAGCAAAAGACGGCCATCACACTCGAGTTTCGCACCTCTGTCTTGGGAGTCCGGCTCTCCAAGTCCCGCATCGTGGTTGCGCTGCTGAACAGCGTGCACGTCTTCGCCTTTTCCAATCCGCCGCAGAAGCTGTCCGTGTTCGAGACGACGGATAACCCGTTGGGGTTGGCTTGTTTGGGACGAAAACTGCTCGCCTTTCCGGGTCGGTCCGCCGGCCAGGTGCAGATgatcgagctggagacgGGCAATATCAGCATCATCCCCGCCCATAGCTCGCCACTGCgggcgatggccttgagTCCCGACGGGGAGGCGCTGGCCACGGCGAGCGAAGTGGGGACGCTGATTCGAATATTTGCGACGGCTAACTGCACCAAACTAGCCGAGCTACGACGGGGCGTGGACCACGCGGTGATATTCTCTCTGGCATTCTCCCCATCTAACACATTACTGGCTGTGACGTCCGACAAATCTACCCTGCATATCTTCGATCTGCCCCATCTGCATCACACACCGCGCCGCAGCCAGTCGCCGGCGTCGCCGTCCGAGGAGACCAGCCACAAATGGGGAATCCTAGGGAGAATTCCTCTGCTGCCCCGAATGTTCTCTGACGTGTACTCCTTTGCCCATGCGCATTTCGAGATCGGCGATGAGGCGGCCACTCCGGGGTCCCCCTACGTGCCACCGCTCGGATCGTCTTTGGGCCGACCCCCCAAGGGCGTCATCGGCTGGTTGGATGATCAGACCCTGCTGGTGATTGGATCGGGCAGAGAAGGGCGCTGGGAGAAGTTTGCTCTTCgggaaggcgaagaaggaaagagagattGTGTGCGGGAGGGCTGGAAGCGATATCTCGGCGGTGGGTAA
- a CDS encoding uncharacterized protein (ID:PFLUO_006315-T1.cds;~source:funannotate), translating to MSSALNAIKIRRKKNVKKGIQFCLMVCGASGTGRTTFVNTLCGKQVLESKEADDPDHAHIEEGVRIKPVTVELELDEEGTRISLTIVDTPGFGDQIDNEASFGEIVGYLERQYDDILAEESRIKRNPRFRDNRVHVMMYFITPTGHGLRELDIELMKRLSPRVNVIPVIGKADSLTPAELAESKKLIMEDIEHYRIPVYNFPYDIEEDDEDTVEENAELRGLMPFAIVGSEDFVEIDNRKVRARQYPWGVVEVENPRHSDFLAIRSALLHSHLADLKEITHDFLYENYRTEKLSKSVDGTSGQDSSMNPEDLASQSVRLKEEQLRREEEKLREIELKVQREIAEKRQELLARESQLREIEARMAREASQSNVSEANVEA from the exons ATGTCGTCGGCTCTCAACGCG ATCAAGATTCGCCGCAAGAAGAATGTCAAGAAGGGAATTCAGTTTTGTTTGATGGTGTGCGGTGCCAGCGGAACCG GGCGCACAACCTTTGTCAATACTCTCTGTGGCAAGCAGGTCCTGGAGAGCAAGGAGGCTGACGATCCTGACCATGCCCACATCGAGGAAGGTGTCCGCATCAAGCCTGTCACCGTCG AGCTGGAATTGGATGAGGAGGGCACTCGCATCTCCCTGACTATCGTCGATACCCCCGGCTTCGGTGACCAGATTGACAATGAGGCGAG CTTCGGAGAGATTGTCGGTTATCTCGAGCGCCAATACGATGATATTCTGGCGGAGGAGTCGCGGATCAAGCGTAACCCGCGATTCAGGGACAACCGAGTGCATGTCATGATGTACTTCATCACGCCCACCGGCCACGGCCTGCGCGAACTTGACATCGAATTGATGAAGCGCCTGTCTCCGCGCGTCAACgtcatccccgtcatcggAAAGGCTGACTCGCTCACCCCCGCCGAACTGGCCGAGTCCAAGAAGCTGATCATGGAGGACATTGAACACTACCGCATCCCCGTCTACAACTTCCCCTACGATatcgaggaggatgatgaggacaCCGTGGAGGAGAACGCCGAGCTCCGTGGCCTGATGCCGTTCGCCATTGTCGGCTCAGAGGACTTTGTCGAGATCGACAACCGAAAAGTGCGCGCCCGACAGTACCCATGGGGTGtggttgaggttgagaaCCCCCGGCACTCGGACTTCCTGGCCATCCGCAGCGCCCTGCTGCACAGCCACTTGGCTGATCTCAAGGAGATCACCCACGACTTCCTCTACGAGAACTACCGTACCGAGAAGCTCAGCAAGAGCGTGGACGGTACTTc GGGCCAAGATTCCAGCATGAACCCCGAAGACCTTGCTTCGCAATCCGTGCGCCTCAAGGAAGAGCAGCTCCgccgcgaggaggagaagctgcgcgagatcgAGCTCAAGGTACAGCGCGAGATTGCCGAGAAGCGGCAGGAGCTGCTGGCCCGCGAGAGCCAGCTCAGAGAGATCGAGGCTCGCATGGCCCGCGAGGCAAGCCAGAGCAATGTCAGCGAAGCCAATGTAGAGGCCTAG
- a CDS encoding uncharacterized protein (ID:PFLUO_006316-T1.cds;~source:funannotate), with product MNAQTPHFSQARAHTMSSQVAQPQFQRPPPPPTRHVPNGYPPGPAGPPGPPGQPNGYAPGPPNGYYQAYNPGTVSMSSQQPPRPYPPRAYPRPQRMDPRPVPTPQYPDSRDMHRPMPPPALNSDAARSRSMAKLGGPAPSYPAPPSNFNHTSAIASRREPYQAGQPITQLGRLVPEKHGNERAMSMTTYASDREHAHMLNSGRSIPPRRPPSSHEQPGVGRFDAELPPVPDPYAKSRPPSDASIKSRTMSMASTAIPDRTMSVQSQATQRSTGQATLVSNNSQSKKFPVVYPALLSRVADIFREKISLIERQKNGLSYQNAFSGSDAVDLIGTIIRTNDRNLALLLGRALDAQKFFHDVTYDHRLRDAPGEVYQFKETMGEETPGSEVNGVFTLMTECYSPTCNRDSLCYSIACPRRLEQQARLNLKPQPILRSTGSKGSLHIDDDDDNDNQKLWINSVSKEISDAVEDHEKKRQEIIFEIMYTERDFVKDLEYLRDFWMRPLRSGSATVNSPIPEHRREKFIRTVFGNCLEVLKVNSGLCEALNARQKDSPVVKTVGDIFLQHVPRFDPFIKYGANQLYGKYEFEKEKSSNPPFAKFVEDTERLKESRKLELNGYLTKPTTRLARYPLLLESVLKNTADDSPDKEDIPKAVKMIKNFLSRVNTESGKAENHFNLVQLNAALKFNPGDYVDLKLTEENRQMLTKMAFKKTTADSSEVTAYLFDHAVLLVRIKVVNKREEYRVYKKPIPLELLVIAQMDEVVPRLGIAKRPSSGLLANRAVVNAPPAKDGQLPITFRHLGKGGYEQTLYATTPAQRRKFIELVEEQQRKLWERNSNFYNKTILSQNFFTAINRVNCLVPIDGGRKLVHGTDSGIYISDRWPKDKTAKPKRVLEASQVTQIDILEEYQLLLVLANKTLSSYPMEALNSTEGQNSVAKRPKKIQGHANFFKTGIGLGRHLVCSVKTSALSSTIKVYEPMDNLANGRKKSAVSKMFQSGQDTLKPFKEYYIPAESSSIHFLRSTLCVGCARGFEVVSLETTETQSLLDQADTSLDFVARKENVKPIHIERLNGEFLLNYSDFSFFVNRNGWRARPDWKISWEGTPNAFALSYPYILAFEPYFVEIRHVETSELIHIMTGKNIRMLHSSTREIIYAYEDEGGEDVVASLDFWNKQPNQI from the exons ATGAATGCGCAGACGCCGCACTTCTCCCAGGCTCGTGCCCACACAATGTCCTCGCAAGTCGCCCAACCTCAATTCCAgcgaccgccgccgccgccaacacGCCATGTGCCAAACGGATACCCACCAGGGCCCGCAGGGCCACCAGGGCCACCAGGACAACCAAACGGCTATGCCCCCGGACCTCCTAACGGTTACTACCAGGCATACAATCCCGGCACAGTGTCGATGTCTTCGCAGCAACCTCCGCGACCGTACCCGCCACGCGCCTACCCTCGCCCGCAACGCATGGACCCTAGACCAGTTCCGACGCCGCAATATCCCGACTCTCGGGACATGCATCGACCGATGCCTCCTCCCGCTTTGAACTCGGATGCCGCAAGGTCGAGGTCGATGGCGAAATTGGGAGGTCCGGCTCCGTCGTACCCGGCTCCGCCAAGCAACTTCAACCACACTTCTGCCATTGCCTCGCGGCGAGAACCGTATCAGGCGGGGCAACCGATAACTCAGTTGGGGCGGTTGGTTCCGGAGAAGCATGGCAACGAGCGTGCCATGTCCATGACCACGTATGCGTCGGATCGAGAGCATGCCCACATGCTGAACAGCGGACGGTCCATTCCGCCCAGGCGGCCACCATCTAGCCACGAGCAACCGGGGGTGGGTAGGTTCGATGCGGAGCTCCCGCCAGTTCCCGATCCCTATGCCAAGTCCCGCCCACCGAGCGATGCGTCGATCAAGTCCCGGACCATGTCCATGGCATCAACTGCCATACCCGATCGCACAATGAGTGTCCAGAGCCAGGCCACACAGAGATCCACCGGACAGGCGACCCTCGTTTCTAATAACTCGCAAAGCAAGAAATTCCCCGTGGTCTATCCTGCCCTACTTTCTCGCGTGGCCGATATTTTCCGCGAAAAAATCTCCCTTATCGAGCGCCAAAAGAACGGATTGTCCTATCAAAACGCTTTTTCTGGGTCCGATGCAGTTGATCTGATTGGTACTATCATCAGGACGAATGATCGAAACCTTGCCCTGCTACTGGGCCGTGCACTTGATGCCCAGAAGTTCTTCCACGATGTTACCTATGACCATCGGCTTCGAGACGCTCCCGGCGAGGTTTATCAATTCAAAGAAACGATGGGTGAGGAAACCCCTGGCTCGGAGGTCAACGGCGTGTTCACCCTCATGACCGAATGTTACTCTCCAACCTGCAATCGGGATAGTCTCTGCTATTCCATTGCCTGTCCGCGACggctggagcagcaggcACGCTTGAATCTGAAGCCTCAGCCGATCCTGAGATCTACTGGCTCCAAGGGTAGCTTACATattgatgacgatgacgacaATGACAATCAAAAGCTGTGGATCAACTCGGTATCCAAGGAAATCTCGGATGCGGTGGAGGACCATGAGAAGAAACGCCAGGAAATCATCTTCGAGATCATGTACACGGAACGCGACTTCGTCAAGGACTTGGAATATCTGCGCGACTTCTGGATGCGGCCCCTGCGCAGTGGGAGCGCCACGGTCAATTCTCCCATCCCGGAACATCGGCGCGAAAAGTTTATTCGCACTGTGTTTGGGAACTGCTTGGAAGTGTTGAAGGTCAACAGCGGTCTCTGTGAGGCATTGAACGCGCGGCAAAAGGACAGCCCTGTCGTCAAGACCGTTGGTGACATCTTCCTCCAACATGTGCCCCGCTTCGATCCGTTCATCAAGTATGGTGCAAACCAGCTTTATGGAAAATACGAGTTTGAAAAGGAGAAATCGTCCAACCCGCCCTTTGCCAAATTCGTCGAGGACACCGAGCGCCTCAAAGAATCTCGCAAGTTGGAATTGAACGGTTACCTGACGAAACCGACTACTCGTCTCGCCCGATATCCGCTTCTGCTGGAATCAGTTTTGAAGAACACTGCGGACGACAGCCCCGACAAGGAAGACATTCCCAAGGCCGTGAAAATGATCAAGAACTTCTTGTCACGAGTCAATACTGAGAGTGGAAAGGCCGAAAACCACTTCAACTTGGTGCAGTTGAACGCCGCATTGAAGTTCAACCCGGGCGATTATGTGGACTTGAAGCTCACAGAAGAGAACCGCCAAATGCTCACGAAGATGGCATTCAAGAAGACTACTGCTGATAGTTCTGAGGTCACGGCATATCTCTTCGATCACGCTGTGCTACTGGTCCGGATCAAAGTGGTGAATAAGCGTGAGGAGTACCGGGTATACAAGAAGCCCATTCCTCTAGAGCTCTTGGTGATCGCGCAGATGGACGAAGTTGTCCCACGACTAGGAATTGCGAAGCGACCTTCGTCCGGTCTTCTCGCCAACAGAGCTGTTGTCAATGCGCCACCTGCCAAGGACGGGCAGCTCCCGATCACCTTCCGACATCTCGGCAAAGGAGGCTACGAGCAGACTCTCTATGCCACAACACCTGCCCAGCGGCGCAAATTCATCGAATTGGTGGAAGAGCAACAGAGGAAGCTCTGGGAGCGAAACAGCAACTTCTACAACAAGACCATTCTGTCCCAGAACTTCTTCACGGCTATCAACCGTGTGAACTGTCTTGTACCGATTGATGGTGGTCGGAAATTGGTCCACGGAACGGACAGCGGCATCTACATCTCAGATCGTTGGCCCAAGGACAAGACCGCCAAACCGAAAAGGGTCCTGGAAGCAAGCCAGGTCACTCAGATTGATATTCTGGAGGAGTATCAACTACTCCTGGTGTTGGCAAACAAGACCCTCTCGTCGTATCCTATGGAGGCTCTCAACTCAACGGAGGGCCAGAACTCCGTCGCCAAACGACCCAAGAAGATCCAGGGCCACGCGAACTTTTTCAAGACCGGCATCGGCTTGGGTCGTCACCTGGTGTGCTCGGTCAAGACTTCCGCCTTGTCAAGTACCATCAAGGTTTACGAGCCCATGGACAATCTGGCCAATGGCAGGAAGAAGTCGGCAGTCAGCAAGATGTTCCAAAGTGGTCAGGATACCCTCAAGCCGTTCAAGGAGTACTATATTCCTGCTGAGTCCTCGTCAATTCACTTCCTGCGATCTACGCTCTGCGTCGGTTGCGCTCGCGGTTTCGAGGTGGTCAGTCTCGAGACAACAGAGACCCAGTCGCTTCTGGATCAGGCCGATACATCACTCGACTTCGTTGCACGGAAAGAGAACGTCAAGCCGATCCACATCGAGCGTCTGAATGGAGAGTTCCTTCTCAATTACAGTgacttttccttcttcgtgAACCGAAATGGCTGGCGGGCCCGTCCAGACTGGAAGATCTCTTGGGAGGGCACGCCGAACGCATTTGCGCTTTCGTACCCGTACATCCTGGCGTTTGAGCCCTATTTTGTTGAGATTCGACACGTCGAAACCAGCGAACTCATTCACATCATGACCGGGAAGAACATCCGCATGTTGCATTCTTCCACCAGAGAG ATCATCTACGCCTACGAAGACGAAGGCGGCGAGGATGTGGTTGCCAGTTTGGACTTCTGGAACAAACAACCAAATCAAATCTGA